The Desulfobacteraceae bacterium region GGTCAAAAATTTGTAGAAACCTCTCAGGGTGACCAGGTGCCGGGCCCGCGAGCGGGCGGCGAGGCCGGCGTTGCGCAGCTCGATGAGGTGCTTCAGCAGCAGCACGGTGTCGTTTTCGCTGAGATTTTTAACGCCGTTCTCCTTTAAAAAGGTGAAATAGCGCGCCAGGTCCTGGCTGTAGGATTCGATGGTTTTGCGGGCGAGACCCTTTTCCACCAGCAAGTAGGTGATGTAGCGGTCGGCCAGTTCATCCAGCTGGGCCATGGTTGGGCTCCAGGTAATGGTGGGTCTCACGTTTGATCTAAAACGGAAGTTCACCGGCTTCAGGTCGGTAGCGCGGTCCCCTGTCACTCCGCCAGGCAACGAAAACCGAGGATGTTGGCGCAAAAATCGGCCGACACCCGAAAGCGGGAATGGAGCCGGACGCTGTTGTCCGATATCCAGCTGCCACCCTTGGCGATGAGGGCGGCCGGCTGCCCGCCGCCCTCGAAAAGCGCTGGGGCGGCGTCCAGGGTCCACTCCAGGACGTTGCCGAGGCAGTCGCAAATTCCCAGGGCGCTGGCCCCCGCCGGAAAACGGTCCACCGGGGCGGTGTCTCCGATGCCGGTTTCCTCGGTGTTGCAGCGGTCATCCAGCCACTGGTCGCCCCAGGGTAGAAGAAGCCCCTCGCTGCCCCGGGCCGCCGCCTCCCATTCCACCTCCCGCGGCAGCCGTTTGCCGGTCCAGGCGGCAAAGGCCAAAGCGTCCTGCAGGCTGACCTGAACCACCGGGTGGTTGCGCTTGTCGTGCAGGCCGCTGCCAGGCCCGAAGGGCTGATACCAGCAGGCCCCTTTGACCACATCTCGCTGGTGAAAGGCGTGC contains the following coding sequences:
- a CDS encoding formylglycine-generating enzyme family protein — protein: PADSASHSQSPNGMEIGLPLDALEQIEDDIPIDPEDLRSQKLLAEKFDGFLGVMERYYNQYLLIAEKNYVVGSQNPLKGELEAHSVQLPAFYMGKFPVTNALFEVFVDRTGYVTTAERRGEATVYQARFQKTVDPESGRIKSVWHAFHQRDVVKGACWYQPFGPGSGLHDKRNHPVVQVSLQDALAFAAWTGKRLPREVEWEAAARGSEGLLLPWGDQWLDDRCNTEETGIGDTAPVDRFPAGASALGICDCLGNVLEWTLDAAPALFEGGGQPAALIAKGGSWISDNSVRLHSRFRVSADFCANILGFRCLAE